The genome window ACTGCTGATATGTTTTGTATCTTCAATCCTGCCTGCATATTTTGCTTCAAAGGAGCTACCTGCTGAGGTTTTAAGATATGAGTAGTGCAATAAAAACAGAAAATCTAAAAAAGGTTTACTATCTGGAAGGTGCAGAAATACACGCCCTAAAAGGTATAAATCTGGAAATAAAAAGCGGTGAGATGGTTGCCCTTATGGGTCCATCAGGTTCAGGGAAAAGCACACTTTTACATCTTCTTGGAGGAATAGATATACTAACCGAAGGAAAAGTTTTTATAAAAGGCAAAGATATTTTTCATCTCCCTGAAAAACAGCTCTCAAAGTTCAGAAATGAAAATATAGGATTTGTTTTCCAGTTCCATTATTTACTTCCAGAATTTACAGCACTTGAAAATGTGATGCTCCCTGCTGAAATTTATAAAAAGAAGGATGCAAAGGAAAAAGCAAAAGAAATTCTGGTAAGATTAGGTTTGGAACACAGATTGGAACACAGACCCTCCCAGATGTCAGGAGGTGAACAACAAAGGGTAGCAATAGCAAGAGCAATTATAAACAATCCAGACATATTACTGGCAGATGAACCAACAGGAAATCTGGACAGCGAAAACAGTAAAATAGTTATGAACATATTAAAAGAAATGAACGAAAAGTATAAGGTGACAATGGTCATTGCAACACATGATATGGAAGTGGCAGAATACTGTAGTAGAATAATCAAACTCAAGGATGGAAAGCTGATAGAGGCTTGAAAAATTTTCCACAGTATATATTTTTTGTGCTAAAACCAAAAAGAAAACAATAGAGGTGTAATAGATATGTTTGAAAAATTTACAGAAAGAGCGAGAAAAGTAATACTTAATGCAAGAGAAAAAGCTTTAGAATATAGAAGCAACTATCTGGGAAGTGAACATCTTCTTCTTTCACTGCTGGAAGAAGAGGATATTCCAGTTCTGGTTTTATCCAGATTTGGACTTACTGTGGATAAAGTAAAAAGAACCCTTACATCCCAGATGGTTCATGGAAGCCATTCAGGTGAGGTTTTATTTGCACCTGATGCAAAAAGGGTATTGGAGTTTGCTGTTGAAGAAGCAAGGATACTTCACCACCAGTTTGTTGGTCCTGAGCATCTCCTTATAGG of Persephonella sp. IF05-L8 contains these proteins:
- a CDS encoding ABC transporter ATP-binding protein, whose product is MSSAIKTENLKKVYYLEGAEIHALKGINLEIKSGEMVALMGPSGSGKSTLLHLLGGIDILTEGKVFIKGKDIFHLPEKQLSKFRNENIGFVFQFHYLLPEFTALENVMLPAEIYKKKDAKEKAKEILVRLGLEHRLEHRPSQMSGGEQQRVAIARAIINNPDILLADEPTGNLDSENSKIVMNILKEMNEKYKVTMVIATHDMEVAEYCSRIIKLKDGKLIEA